In Miscanthus floridulus cultivar M001 chromosome 8, ASM1932011v1, whole genome shotgun sequence, the sequence CCTACCCACCCGGACCGGCGTTGCGCTGCACGGCcaccttttttttttatttcctttCCTCTTCTTTTTTTATACGGACGAGGAACGATCACGCGCTGAACGCTTCCGCCTCGCCGCCACCTTCCCCCCTCCTCCCTCCGCTGTCCGTCCGCTCGCCTCCCACCCCCGAAAGGCAAAACCCTCGCTCCTGCCCCGGTCCCCTCCTCGCGGCGTCGGTCAAACCCAAGCACACCGTACGCGCAGGCCCGCCCGCTCCCATTCCGCATCCCCACCCATGGCGGCGCTCTCCGTGCCCCTCCGCGCCGCGACCGTCGCCGCCGGAtcccgcgccgccgcggccgaCCCCGTCAAGGTATACTGCTCATGCCCGTGCTCTCTTCGTTTCCGGCGTGCATACTGCTTTTTCTTTCCCCGATACTGTTGTTGGCGATTCGCTGGAGCAGCTCGCGCCTCGCGCAGGTGGGTTGCGGGTTCCTTTCACGGATTCATTGCCGCGCCTAGATTTGGTCCCGATCCTAGTCTGGTGGCGGTTCGATGGAGCTCTCAACCGTGTGTTGTGCTAGGCTAATAAATTGCAATACTGCGTTCCGGCCGTTTGTTTGGGTGTGAAATTGCAGGCTTCAGGGAATCAGAGTTTTTCACTGtactattttattttattttaaaaattctGGGGTCGGAGTTTTGTCCCAAGTTCCAAGTTCCTTCCAGGTGCCCCACGGGAGGACATCAATTTCCtgtttgattgattgcattgTCCTCACCCCTGATGTAGTGATCTGTGATTCCTAGCACATTGCAGTGCCCCCACTGACACGATTTGGCTGATACGTTGTAGGTCTCGTGCGTGAGGAGCACTGGCTCGGCTCACTTTGGCTGCGCCTTCCCCTCCATCACGGCCTCCTCTTCGGCGTAAGTTCTCACTTTTCACGCCTTATTAGTCCCTGTTGCCTTGTAAATGTAGTTTCAGACATTAGTATAGTCTGTCTAACTCCTTGTGAATTGAAGTGCGAGGAACATCGAGCCGCTGAGGGCGATAGCTACACAGGCGCCCCCTGCCGTGCCACGTAAGTAGCTGTTGTACGCACCGATCAAACATTTTCAGGTGAATTGCACAGACTGCGGTGGATTCATAATTTTGTTCTTCCTTTGTTTCTCTGTAGAATATTCGAGTGGGGAGAAGACAAAGATTGGCATCAATGGTGAGTTCTTTTATGTACAATTGTAGGAACTAAATTGACGTGAATGAAAACTATTGTCTTGTAATCTGAATGAGACAGATCAACCATTGACCACCTTGGGCCTTGCTGGTCAATGCGTTCTGTCTTAGGCTTGAGATGTCATATTTTAAGGTTTTACAAATGCACCACTTGAGATGTCATGTTTTAACTTTTAAGGTTTTACAAAGGCTCCCAGTTGAGTATTTGTTGCACTACCTAACTGCATTTAGCAAATAGATCATTCTAAAAAACAAATCATTCTTGGCTTTCTGAGTTACTTTGCACTTTGGGGCAAGTctgaactaggtgaattatatcAGATTGTATTTCTGATTCATTCTTACCCCTTTTCTTGTTACTGTAGGGTTTGGGCGTATTGGCAGGTTGGTCCTGCGAATTGCAACCAGCAGAGACGATATTGAAGTTGTGGCTGTGAATGACCCTTTCGTTGATGCTAAGTACATGGTAAGGAAGCTAATTCAAATTATTTTGGTTATAACATTTCAAATTTCAGATTCTGGATGTTTCATTTAACAGCAATGAGCTAATTAAGAGTTTTGTTTGCATTTTCCTTCTGGTTATTTGAGAACTGCTCTACCTGAGCAAAGATACACAGTTACGGTCCAGACTACAACACTAGATTAATTGAAATAGTTCTCTTTAATCTGATGCAAACTATAATTCCTGTTAGCTCATTtatgttatgtttcatgtgctttCACATAGTCGCTTAAGTATGATATGCATGTGGTGGCTTTACAAAATAACTGCTATACTGATCCTTCATGAtgttttttttaattaatttatttatttttacaaaAGCATTGTTATCTTTTTTTCCAACTAGCTTCCAAATTTTGTATGTCAAGTGAATGCACATTATCCACTGGAACGATGCAGCTAATGTGAATCTAGCAGATTTTTTAGTGCTACTATTACATTTTTTTACTTCCCTGTTGGTTTAACAACTGTCTCTGTCTATGCATGAGGTTTGGTATTGTTTGTGTTTGTATGTTAGTTTCTATGTAATATTCCCCTTTCCAGGCCTATATGTTCAAGTATGACTCCACTCATGGCCCGTTTAAAGGTTCTATTCGTGTTGTGGATGATTCAACCCTGGAGATCAATGGGAAGAAGGTCACAATTACAAGCAAAAGGTAATGTTGACATTTGAGGTCACATCAGTATCTTATTTGCTTATTGTACATTGCATTGCTACTGCAGTGGTGCTAGTAAGGTTGGATTTGGTGAATACTTGTGGGTAGATACCTCTTTCTGTGCTATGGATGGATTGTGCTTGAATTACCTGTAATCACTTGAGAAATGTTTATTTCAGCCTCTTTTGAAGACACAACTCAGCACACTTTATTACTTGCAAGCTTGCCATCCAGTATGCCAAATTTCTTTGATCCATTACAATGTTCAGTGTTTTATGTAGACATACAATGTTTGTAAAAAATTTACTTATGCTATTTTTGGAGCACAAACACGACCCTGTTGTATTTCTGGAGTACTGCACCACTACCATCTTTTGCGCTTATCATAGTCATATAATGATTTGTTGTGTTTTGCATTACTATTTCTTGGTCTGCAGTTTTACCATTTTTTTACTCCAAGATATGTCTAAGAACTTGCAACCTTTTGCTTCAATATTCCAGAGATCCTGCAGAGATTCCATGGGGTAACTTTGGGGCTGAATATGTTGTTGAATCTTCTGGTGTCTTTACAACGACTGATAAAGCATCAGCACACTTAAAGGTTTGTGTACCAGACTACCAGTCTTTAACAATGGCATCTAACTAACTACATATCTTTTCATATTGAAAACATGTTGAGGTTTCTGCTGTCTTGTTTGCAGGGTGGTGCTAAGAAAGTGGTGATATCTGCACCATCAGCAGATGCTCCCATGTTTGTAGTTGGAGTTAATGAGAATAGCTATGATCCAAAGATGAATGTTGTTTCTAATGCTAGTTGCACAACCAACTGCCTTGCTCCGCTTGCCAAGGTCATTTTTCTTGTTGCTGTCTGTTTGCCAGTGTCCTATTTTTGCCAACAACAGTTCTTGGCAATCACAATAAATGGCTCTTGTGCTTCATTTTTCTGCCTTTCCAAACACTAATTTGTTGACCACGGTGTGCAGGTTGTCCATGAGGAATTTGGCATCGTGGAGGGCCTTATGACAACTGTTCATGCCACAACAGGTTTGGTTACTGGCTTTAATCCAGTGTCTACCTGTTAAGTCATTTGCCATTTTCATGCATTTTCAAAATAATTGTCATGAAAATGTTACTTTACCATGTTCAGCCACCCAGAAGACTGTTGATGGTCCTTCGATGAAGGATTGGAGAGGAGGACGTGGTGCTGGCCAAAACATAATTCCTAGCTCCACTGGTGCCGCAAAGGTAGCTGAAGCCAAAGGCACACCATGCTTATTTTAGACTCAAATTTTGCACTGACTGGTTTCGCTTTATTGTCAGGCTGTTGGAAAAGTCCTACCTGAGCTGAATGGAAAGCTCACTGGCATGGCCTTCCGAGTTCCAACACCAAATGTCTCTGTTGTGGACTTGACATGCCGGATTGAGAAAAGCGCCTCCTATGATGATGTGAAAGCAGCCATCAAGTATGTAGAAATACCTCACTTGTGACTTCCGTCTGGTTTTCAGCTTCTGGTTTGTTATTCCGATGAGTGAAAGCACAACCTCTTGATAAATTAGTAATCAATAATTTGAAGGCTCATAATGGTCATAGCACTTCATACTGTGGAGCACATGATTTTCATCAACTAGAGGTAGTTGTAGATTTGTTAGATCTGGAGAGAGGTAACAAAATATCTAGGTTCAACATCTTGCTCACTGTAGGCTGCACAATTGGACAGTAGGTAGCTCAATTGCATGCTCATGTTACTCTGGCCACACTAGAAATTCTGTGTGGACTTCATTTGAAGTGTGTTCTGCTGCAGTATTCCTAAGGTTTGTGCAGAGAGAACCATGTGCATATTATCAGCCAACCTACAGTGGATCTTACAGAccatttctctttttttttcagggCAGCGTCAGAGGGTGCCCTCAAAGGTATTCTTGGCTACACAGACGAGGACGTTGTTTCCAATGATTTTGTTGGTGATTCTAGGTGATTACCTCAATCCAGTGCCTAATTCTTGTCCTGTGGGTGGGAAGGTAGCTGAAATCACTATCATTGCCTTTGTATATCAGGTCAAGCATCTTTGATGCCAAGGCTGGTATTGGACTGAGCTCTTCTTTCATGAAGCTCGTGTCTTGGTACGACAACGAGTGGGGCTACAGGTAAGAGTTTGCTACTTATTTCACAGCATCATTTGTTGAAGGTTAAACCTTCCATTTTCCTAAGAATGCATGCTCTTTGTTCGCTTTGACAGCAACCGGGTTCTGGACCTGATCGCCCACATGGCTCTTGTCAGCGCCAAGCACTGATGTTCGTACTCGTTCCTCCAGTAGTAGCCTAGGAAAAAGGCTGCAATTTTGACGGCCATTTTCTTTTAGCTGTTGTTTGGAATAAGATAAAATGTTGGAACACCTCGAACTCGCGCAAAAATGGACTCAGAGCCATGGCATGTATTTTAGTTGTAGAAGGGGGCAAATTTGCACCGCTGTACCCTGGCTCGTTAAATGCGGAATTGTTGATTGATGAGTCGTATGGTTCGTCGactagcctgttcgtttcggctaaaACGATcttggattattactgctggctggtctggtgtgagagaaaaatattgttctggcttataatccacgattgttTACCACCAGGGTAGTTTTGTTATGATGTGTGGGCCCTTGAATGAGTTGATATTAATTATGATATCCATCCTTTAATGGAAATATAGGATGGCCTTGGCAATCCGTCGAGTTACACCGTATTTTTGCTTTCTTTGCACCATCTGCCTGTTTGCCTGAAGTCGACAAGAATATGCATAGTAATTAAGCTGAAGTTCTTTTTTAGAGAAAAGGG encodes:
- the LOC136475866 gene encoding glyceraldehyde-3-phosphate dehydrogenase GAPCP1, chloroplastic-like → MAALSVPLRAATVAAGSRAAAADPVKVSCVRSTGSAHFGCAFPSITASSSAARNIEPLRAIATQAPPAVPQYSSGEKTKIGINGFGRIGRLVLRIATSRDDIEVVAVNDPFVDAKYMAYMFKYDSTHGPFKGSIRVVDDSTLEINGKKVTITSKRDPAEIPWGNFGAEYVVESSGVFTTTDKASAHLKGGAKKVVISAPSADAPMFVVGVNENSYDPKMNVVSNASCTTNCLAPLAKVVHEEFGIVEGLMTTVHATTATQKTVDGPSMKDWRGGRGAGQNIIPSSTGAAKAVGKVLPELNGKLTGMAFRVPTPNVSVVDLTCRIEKSASYDDVKAAIKAASEGALKGILGYTDEDVVSNDFVGDSRSSIFDAKAGIGLSSSFMKLVSWYDNEWGYSNRVLDLIAHMALVSAKH